The Capra hircus breed San Clemente unplaced genomic scaffold, ASM170441v1, whole genome shotgun sequence genome segment gggcccacgtgatttcccgtgggcCCACTTACTTCCCATGGCGTTCCACTGATTGCCCcagagggcccacgtgattggccccagggcgggcccacgtgattggcccgATGgcggccccacgtgatttccccggggggggcccacgtgatttccccttgggCGGCCcaagtgatttcccctgggggccacgttgATTGCCCCCCAGGTgcgccacgtgattttcccctggggcctCACGTCGATTTGCCCCAGGCTGGCCCacttgatttcccctggggcccacggtgATTGCCCagggtcccacgtgatttcccctggcgggccccacgtgatttcccattgggggcccacgtgatttcccctgggggcccacgtgattgcccaggggtcCCACAGTGATTTCCCCTTGGGGGCCCACGCTGATTGCCCCAGGTGCCCACGTATTTCCCCTGGGCGGGCCACGTGCATTGCCCCAGGGGTCCACGTCGATTTCCCCTGGGGCGCCCACGTGGATTGCGCcccatggggcccacgtgatttccctctggggcccacgtgattgcccatgcgCCGGCccaccgtgatttcccctggcggcccacgtgatttcccgtggggcGACCACGTATTAttgctcctgggggcccacgtgatttcccctggggcccacgtgatttccgtgGGTGGCCCTTGATTTCCCTGTTggcccgtgattgcccctggggccgcccacgtgatttcccctagcGGGCCCACGTTGATTGCCTAaggggggccccacgtgattgtccCCGGGGCGCCCCGGGAtggccccggggggcccacggaTGGCCCCGGGGGCCCAACGGATTGGCCCGTGGGGCCCAACGGAGGGCCCCGAggggcccacgggagggccccAGGGGCCACGGGAGGGCCCGgggggcccacgggagggcccccagggggcccacgggATTGCCCGCGGGGGGCCCACGGGAAGgggcccgggggcccacgtgagggcCCCGAGGGGGCCACGGGAGTGCCCCAGGCGGCCTACGgatggcccctgggggcccacgggagggccccCAGGGGCCCCCACGGGAGGTCCCCGGGGGCCCACGGGAAGGGCCCAGGGGCCACGGGAGGGCCCCGGGTGCGGCAACCACGGagggcccctgggggcccacgggagTGGCGCCGGCGGCGGCCCACGGGAGgtggcccctgggggccacggaGGCCCGCGGTAGGGGCCACGGGAGGTCCCGGCGGGGCCACAGGGAGTGCCCAGAGGGGCCACGGGATGCCCCAGGCGGCCACGGATGTGCCCAGGCGGGGCCCACGGGAGTTCCGCCGGGGGGCCACGGGATTGCCTCGGGGGGCCCATGGGATTGGCCCCGGCCGGGGCCCCACGGGAGGGCCCGGGGGGGTCCCCACGGGATGTGCCccgtggggggccacgtgatggCCCCAGGCGTGGGCCACGGGagggccctgggggcccacgggatGGCTCCCAGGGGGGCCACGGGAGTGCACCGGCGGGGCCACGGGAGGGCCGCGGGGGCCCAGGGAGGGCCCCGGCGGGGCCCAGCGGGAGTGCCCGGCggggcccacgggagggccccgggggcccacggagggcccagggggcccacgggATGGGCCCCTGCGGCCTGGCCCACGGGAGTGACCAGGGGGGCCCACGGGCAGGGCCCAGGGGGGCCACGGGAGGTCCCGGGGCGGGCCACGGGAGGGCCCCGAggggcccacgggagggcccAGGGGGCCCAACGGGAGTCGGCCCGGGGGGCCCACGGATGGCCCCCAGGGCGCCCACGGGCAGTGCCCGGGGGCCACGGGAGGGCCCCAGGGGGCCCAACGGGAAGGGTCCCCgggggcccacgggagggccccAGGTGCCCCACGgattgccccgggggcccacgggGAGTGGCCCGGGGGACCACGGAGAGGGCGCCGGGGGGCCACGGTGATGGCCCCGGGGGCCACGGGAGTGGCCCGGGGGGGCCCACTGGAGGGCCCGGGGGGCCCACGGGAGTGCCCCGGGGGCGCCACACGGGAGGGCCCCGAggggcccacgggagggcccAGGGGGGGCCCACGTTGGAGtgccccgggggcccacgggagggccccAGGGGAGCCCACGGGAgggccccggggggcccacgggcGAGGCCCgggggcccacgggagggccccaggggcccacgggGCGAGGGCCCCGGGCGGGCCCACGGGAGGCCCGGGCGTCCCACGGGagggccccagggggcccacgggagggccccGGGAGGCCCACGGGAGGGGCCCAGGGGGCCACGGGATGGCCCCTGTGGGGGCCACGGGagggccccaggggcccacgggATTGGCCCCGGGGGCCCACGGGGAGTGCCCCAGGGGGCCCCACCGGGAGGGCCCCGGGGGGGCCCACGGAAAGGGCCCGGGGGGGCCACGGGAGGGCGCCGGGGGGCCCACGGGATGTCCACgggggcccacgggagggcccGGCGGGCCCACGGGGAAGGGCCCGGGGGGCCCACGGGCAGGGCCCCCAGAGGGCCCACGGAGGGCTCCAGGGCGGCCCACGGGAGGGCCCCGGGGGCCCCACGGGAGGCCCCGGGGGGCCGAGGGGATGGCCCCGGGGTGCCACGGGAGggcccccagggggcccacgcCCCCCCAAGGAATGTGCCCCGGGGGGCCACGGGAGTGCCCCAGGTGGGCCCACGGGAGGGCCCGGGGGGGCCCACGCGGAgtggccccagggggcccacggtGAGGGCCCGGGGGCGCCCACGGAGGTGCCCCGGGGGCCCACGGTTAGGGCCCCGGGGGGCCACAGGAGGGCGCCAGGGGGCCCACAGGGagggcccctgggggcccacgggaggtgcccagggggcccacgggAGGTCCCCGGGGGGCCCAGGGAGGGCCCCAGGCGGCCGCCACGGGAGAGGCCCGGTGGGCCCACGTGAGGGCCAgggggcccacgggagggccccggggggcccacggagggcccccagggggcccacgggAGTTGTCCCGGTGCCGGCGCCCACGGGGCGCCGGGGGCCGCACGGGGAGGTGCCCCTCCggggcccacgggagggcccGGGGGGCCAATGGAGGTGCCCCGGCggggcccacgggagggccccggggggcccacggtGAGGCCCCGAAGCGGCCCACGGGAGGGCCCAGGGCCCCACGTGAGGGCCCCGGCGGCGGCCACGGGAGGGCCCGGGGGGAACCCACCAACTGGGAGGGCCCCGGGGGCCCACGGAGGGCCCATGGGGACCCACGGGAGGGCCAGGGCGGCGCCCACGGAGTGGCCGGGCGGGCCCCACGGGAGGGCCCCAGGGGACACGGGATGGCCCCGAGGCGGCCACGGGAGGGCCCAGGGGCCCACGGGTGGCCCGGGCGGCCCcaccggagggccccggcgggcCCCACGGGAGGGCCCGGGGGGGCCCACGGTAGTGCCCCGGGCGGGCCACGGTGAGGGCCCCAgggcccacgggagggccccgtgggcccacgggagggccccagggggcccacggtGAGGGCCCCGGGGGGGCCCACGGGAGGGGCCCCAGGGTGGCCCACGGGAGGTGTCCAGGCGCGGGCCCACGGTGAGGGCCCCGGGGGGCCCCGGGAGTGCCCCGGGGGCACGGAATGGCCCCTGGGCGCCCCACGGAGGGCCCGGGGGCCCACGGAGTGCCCCAGCGGCGGCCCCGGGAGGGCCATGGCgggcccacgggagggccccGGGGGGCCCAGGGGATGGCCCGGCGGGGCCACGTGGAGGGCCCGTGGTGGGCCCACGGGGAGTGGCCCCGAGTGGCCCACGGGAGGGCCCCAGGGGACCACGGGATGGCCCCCGGGGGCCCACGGGAGACCAGGGGGGCCCACGGGAGTGCCCAGTGGGTGCCAACGGGAGTGCCCTTTGGGCggggcccacgggagggccccgggggcccacgggcagggccccgggcggggacCACGGAGCCCCGGGGGGCCCCACGGGATGGCCCCAGGCGGGCCCACGGGATTGCCCCGGGGGGCCCCCCGGGAGGtgccccgggggcccacgggAGTTCCCCGGGGGAGCCACGGGAtggccccggggggcccacgggagggccccaggggcccacgggagggccccggggggcccacgggaGCCAGGGGGCCCCACGCGGAGGCCCCGGGGCACGGGAAGAGGGCCCCGGGGGGGCCACGTGGAGtggccccgggggcccacgtgagggcccggggggcccacgggagggccccagggggcccacgggGAGGGGCCAGGGGGCCCACGGGAAAGGTCCCCGGGgggggcccacgggagggccccGGGTCGGGCCACGGGGGAGGGCCCCGGGGGCCCCACGGGAGGTCCCGAGTGGGGGGGGCCCCCCAAACCCCCGGAGGGTCCCCAGGGGGCCACGGGAGtggccccggggggcccacgggaGGGACCAGGGGGGCCACGGGATGTGGCCCAGGGGGGCCCACGGGCAGGCCCCGGAGGGCGCCCACGGGAGGGCCCCGGTGGGCCCACGGGAGTGGCCCCGGCGGGGACGACGTGAgggccccggggggcccacgggaAGGGCCCCAGGGGGGCCACGGTGATGGggccagggggcccacgtgatttgccccggggggcccacgtgaggggccccggggggcccacggaGGGGCCCCAGGGGCCACGGGAGGGCCCTGGGGGCGCACGGAGGGCCCGGGGGGGCCCACGGGAGGGCGTCCGGGGGCGCCACGGGAGGAGCGCCGTGGGGGCCCACGGGACGGAGCCCGGGGGCCCACGGGATGGCCCCgggggcccacgggagggccccAGAGGCCACCGGAGTGCCCAGGGGGCCACGGGagggcccagggggcccacgggagggccccGGGGGAGCCAACGGAGGCCAGGAGGGGCGCACGGGAGGCCCCGGGGGCCACGGGAGTTCCCCGGgggggcccacgggagggccccAGCGGGGGCCCACGGAGGGCCAGTGGCCCACGGGAGGGTCCCCGGGGGCCACGGGAGTGGCCCCGGGGGGGCCCACGGGAGTGGCCCCGGGGCACACGGGAGGGCCCCGGGGGGGCACGGGAGGGCCCGGGGGCCAACGGAGGGCCCCGGCGGGGCCACGGAGGGCGGCCGGGGGGCCCACGGGAAAtggccccggggggcccacgggagggccccggggggcccacggaTGGGCCCCGGCGGGGCCCACGGGAGGGGCCCGAGGCGGCCCACGGGAGGGCCCCAGGGGCGCCCACGGGAGGGCCCAGGGGGGCCCACGGGAGTGCCCCGGGGCGGCCCACGGGAAGGGCCgggggcccacgggagggcccggggggcccacgtggagTTGCCCCGGCGGGGCCACGTGAGGGGCCGCGGTGGGACCACGGGCAGGGGCCGCGGTGGTGGACCACGGTTGAGGGCCCCGGCGAGGGCCCACGGGATGCCCCAGGGGGCCACGCGGATGGGCCAGGGGGGCCCACGGGAGGTCCCCTGGGAGGGCCAGGGAGGGCCCGGGGGGCTCCACGGAGGGCCCGGGGGGCCCACGGGGAAGTGGCCCGAGGGGCCCACGTATGGGAGTGGCCCACAGGCGCCACGGGAgggccccggggggcccacgggaGTGCCCCGGGCTGGGGACCACGGGAGGGCCCCGTGGGGGGGGGCCCACGGGAGGGGCCCCAGGGGCCACGGGAGGGGCCAGGGGCCCACGGGAGGGCACCTGGGCGGCACGGGAGGCGCCGGGGGCCCACCGGGAGGGCCCCGGGGCGGCCCACGGGAATGGCCCCGAggggcccacgggagggcccaggggcccacggagggccccggggggc includes the following:
- the LOC108634966 gene encoding basic proline-rich protein-like, giving the protein PVGPPGPPVGPPGPSRGPPGPSRGPLGPPVPLPGPSRGLPWALPWAPGAPHVGPAGALPVGPRGPPWAPAWGPSRGPPGPFPWAPSGPSRGSAGAHPVGPSGPSRGPGPGPSRGPLGPSRGPPRAPPVGPLGPSRGPPGPSRGPGALLGPRGTSRGPLGALRGRAPGPSRGRPWGPPGPPRGPAGAHPVGTRATPWAPPRAIPWSPWGPLPWAPGALRGPPGAIRGPPGALRGPLGPPVGPSGPFPWAAPGPSRWAPGASRAAQVPSRGPLAPPVAPGAPPVGPPPRGPPVVPSPGHSRGPPGALPWRLWATPIRGPLGPLPRGPPGPSVEPPGPSLALPGDLPWAPLAHPRGPLGHPVGPRRGPQPWSTTAAPARGPTAAPHVAPPGQLHVGPPGPPVGPRPFPWAAPGHSRGPPWALPWAPLGPSRGPPRAPPVGPAGAHPWAPRGPPVGPPGPFPVGPPAALRGPAGALRWPPGPPVPPRGPPVCPGATPVGPPGATPVAPGDPPVGHWPSVGPRWGPPVGPPGELPWPPGPPVRPSWPPLAPPGPSRGPPGPSRGPLGTPVASGALPWAPGAIPWAPGLRPVGPHGAPPVAPPDALP